Part of the Methanolobus chelungpuianus genome is shown below.
CCCAATTACATCTGGCCGATGTCTTAATACCTTAAAGGGTATGTTCACAGGTATTTTTTCAAGAGTGGTATAATCACCATCAAAAGCCACAATTTCATACCCCTCATGTATCATTTTTTTTACAATCAATGATAATATGCGTTGATGGGTATGTGATGCCATTATGTATTTTCCTCCATTAGATAGCGATCTACAAACCTGTTCACTTCGTCTCTCAGTTTCAGAATTAGTTCCTTTTTAGATTGTTGTTGTCCCTCTCTCATCTCACTAATTTGGTAACTCGGTATATTTTTTATATCTTCTATTACATTCTCTATATTTTGGTATAAGGGATCTACTAAGCAAGGCTTTATAGTGCCTAGTATTTCTTTTGCTTCTTCAAATCCCTCTTTAATGAATATTTCTCTCACTTGATCGCTTTCTAATAAGTGATATATTTCACGAACATCTTGTGCCTTGCTGATTTTATTGTTTCCTACCCAATCGCAAAAATCCGAAGTTACTAATCCGATTTTATTCATTTGATCTTTGAGTTTGTTATTCTTTTCATACTCTACAAAGTAACTGAACTTTAAAACTTCACTTGGATCGTTCCCATATTTTGGTAAGTATTGATCTTCCATATCTCTAAATGCCTGGATAGATTGAACGATTTCTTTTTCAGTTAATTTTGTTTGATTTGCTAATTGGCTATATGTATAACCTTCTTTATTCCATAAAAAGAACAAATATCTAGCTTTTTCATATGCATCCCATGGAGTTGTTCCCCTTAAATGTGCCTCTAATCTAATAAAATTCCTTTGTTCTTCAGTTATTTTCGCAGGCAGTATTCTACATGGGATTGTTTTAAAAAAATCTTTATAAGGGTATTTTTCACGTAAATCTCTATAAATAAGTAATCTAGTGTTTCCTTCTATTACTCGATATATCTCGTGGTCTATTGGTTCAATCCATATGGGATTTACAATTCCCTCATTGACTTCTATATTTTCCTTCAGTTTCGCATAAGCATCTCTATTTTTGTTGGATAAGGCAAAAATTATTTGGTTTTGACTCAAATTTGTAAATGGTTGGGTATCTTTATGAAAGCCGATTCTTGGGTTTCCTTCATCAAAAATAATTTGATCAATCTCAATCTCACCCATTTTTATTTCAGTTGAGATCCCACCAATTTTCACTAAAATTGAATCTGAAGCCATTATTTCTAGTTCCTAAATATTATATAAGATGTTCTATCTCATCTCTCATATATAAAAGTCTTCAGGCATAATAAAATGTCTTTAATTCATTTCTTAAAATGAAAATATATCTTATAATGTATCCTTCCTTACAGGATTTTATACATAACCCTTGATAAAGATATGGTCATAAGCATTTTCAACTGATAACCAGACCCACAACCTAGTAGCAAGCACAATTTATCCCCAGACCATCACATTTCTTCTAGTAATGTATTTACTATAATGCCCCCAAAAAGAGAATTTGACAGTGTCCTCCGAAAACACCCGCGTATTCCCCGTAGAAAAATCCGGCAAGCTTGACAGCAGGTTTCGCAGATGGCTGCATAACCCGCAGAAGATACTCCGCCCCTATGTAAAGGAAGGGATGAGCGTTCTTGAAGTCGGGTGCGGGCCGGGCTTCTTTACTCTCGACATTGCACGGATGGCCGGGAAGAGCGGGCGGGTGGTGGCCGTTGATCTGCAGGAAGGCATGCTTGAGATAGTGCGGGAGAAGATCAGGGGGTCGGGGCTTGAGGGCAACATAGTGCTGCACAAATGCGAGGTGGACCGGCTGGGCGTGTCCGGGAGCTTTGACCTGGTGTTCCTGTTCTACGTGGTCCACGAGGTGCCGGACAGGAGGGCGCTCTTCAGGGAGCTGGTGGCGCTGCTCAGGGACGGCGGGCTTGTGTATGTTGAAGAGCCGCCCTTTGAAGTGTCAAAGAAGGCTTTTGAGGAAACGCTGAGAATCGCCGGCAGTGCGGGACTTGTGGTTACGGAGAGGCCGAAGCGCTTTCCTGATAAGGTGGCGGTATTGAAAAAGCCGTAGGATAAGTATCTATCTGTTTTAGATGGGTGACCATATCCTGAATCCATTGGTGTGGTCACCTTTCTGTCAAAAACTCTTCAAGTGATACATTTGCTTGCTTGAGGACATTATTCAATGTACCCTTTTTCAGAGGGTCATGCAAAGGTACGGTCACGGTGTCGTGTCCGCGTTGAAGGAGCACGTGGCTGCCCTTCTGTCTTACGACTACAAAACCAAGTTTCACCAGAATCTTGATAATCTTCTGGCCGGAGAGATTACTGGCAGTTCAGGCACTTGCGACATCAACCTTTGCAATCTCACCAAGTACCCTGGCCTGTTCCTGAGTGACCTCAAGCACGAGTTCAATAGCTTCCTTGATGTTTTCAAGCGCTTCTTCTCTGGTATCTCCTTCACTTATCGCTGCCGGAAGTTCAAGGCAACGTGCTGTGTATCCGCCCTCTTCTGCTATTTCAAGAACGATTGTGTATTCCATGCTCATTCATCAGTGGTCCTGGTATAAATTTATTTGTTGAGCAAAGCTCCTCTTAGAGTGATAGCAATTTTGAATATTCTCAAGCCGGATATTCCGATAAGCAGCCGGAGGACAGTTTATTTCTGCGGCGTCTGTTGTATCTGTATCAGGTTGCCGCAGCTATCGTCCAGGACTGCTATGATCACATGGGGCATCACTTCTGTCGGCTCCATCGTGAACTTCACGCCCCGCTCTTTCAGCTTTTCATACTCTGCGCGGACATCCTTAACACCAAAGGATGCAGCAGGGATGCCCTGCTCGAATATCCCTTTCTGATAGGCCTGAGCTACCGGATTGTTGCCGGGCTCAAGCAAAAGCTCGGTCCCGTTCTGGTCTTCAGGGGAAACGACGGTAAGCCACCTGTAATCTCCGGCAGCAACATCGTTCTTTTTCACGAAGCCAAGCTTTTCGGTGTAGAATTTCAGGGCCCTGTTCTGATCGTTTACGAATACTGAGGTTAGTATGATTCTCATAGTTATCAGTTTAGGGTTAGGTGCTTATAAATGGTCGTTTTATGAGGTGAAAAGCTGGAACCACTCTAATATATCCTCAAATAGAGATTGGCTCTGTAAAAATCCTGCAATTGCAACTCTGAGTTTTGCCGGTTGCCTTGTTTAATTAATCTTACCGAAGTCATGTATCACTTGAACAATCCCGAAGGGCCCGGCGCAGCCGGCGTTCTCCGATAAGACAAACAAAACAGATCAGAAGGCCGCCTTTAAAAATACTTATTCTGCACGACTTCGGTCTATATCGCTCTGTGGGGCTGCAGTTTGACTACGTGGGTCCATTCAATAGTTTTCAGTACGACAGCGAGGGAACGTGCCACCTTCGGCGGATTTTCCTCTTCTCTCACCTCAACCCTTTCCTGTACTGCTCCACCAGGAACTCCAGCGTATCCTCGAGCTTGTCCTCGCTGGAGTACCTCTGCAGGCAATGGTAGTACCTGCCCCTGTCCGTGAACAGTATGTTGATTGGCGGGTAGCCGTGGCGGAGCAGCACGTAGTTCAGCAGCAGCCGTCCCACCCTGCCGTTGCCGTCCTCGAAGGGGTGGATGAACTCGAACTGGTTGTGGACCAGGGCGGCCAGCACCAGGGGCTTCAGTCCCTCTGCATTGTCATTGTACCAGTGTGCAAGTTCCTCAAGTTCGTTCACGATTTCCTCCTTCGGGATACCCCGGTGCACCACCTCGCCGTAGGCGTTGCGTATCACTACCTCAACATTCCTGAAGTTGCCGGCAAATTTCTTGGAGCCTTCAAAGCACAGCCTGTGCAGCTTCCTGATAAGCTCCGGTGACAGTTTCTCGTCAGTGTTCTTTACGAACTCCACGGCCTTTGCCACGTTGAGCGCCTCGAGCTCATCAGAACTGGTGGCTTCCTCGTCATGACGGAGCAGGCCGTGAACCTCCTCCGGTGTCACCTGTGAACCCTCGATGGCGTTGGTGTTGAACACGAACTTCTCGGTGAAGACCTTCCAGTCATCCGCATCAAGGTGGACTATCTCTATCTCCCTGTCGTACTCGTTGAGCTTCTCGATCTCTTTTCTCGTGAGCGAGAACTTCAGCAGGTCGGTCCTGGCCTGTATCTGCTCCCCGATCTCCTTCTCAGCTTCGGCCCTGCGCTCCCCGATCTCCTGATCGGTCAGGTTGAGGCCCAGGTAATGCCGTATCTTCCTGGTCTTTTTTCCGACGCGGTAGGAATGGGACAGGTAATACTTGGTGTTATTTCCCTGTTTCCTTTTTTCAATATGCATATATAAATGGGTGACCACATTCTATATAGCATTTTTGTGGTCACCTGCAGATCTCAAGGCATGTGACTCTGGGCAATGGCAGCATGAATATTTAAACAAGGATGACAGGTTCTATCACAAGAGAATATGGAGATCAGATACCCTGAGATTGGAATATGCGGCCTTTCCTGCAGGCTTTGCCCGAACTATCACATGACCACGGGAAGCCGGTGCTCAGGCTGTAAAAGCGAAGGCAGGATGGCAGTAGGCTGTCCTTTCATCACCTGTGCATTAAAGAAGAAGGGAATTGAGTTCTGCTGGGATTGCGTGGAGAGCGAAACCTGTGAAAAGTGGAAAAAGCACAGGGATGCAGGGAAAAAGAACGATTCCTTCAAGTGCTATCAGAAACTTGAAGACGATATCGCCTTCATCCAAGCAAATGGTGTCGTCGAATTTGAAAAGTCTCAAATGGTAAGGGAAAGATTACTGAAGGGAATGCTGCAGCAGTTCAACGAGGGGCGTTCGAAAAGCTATTACTGTATCGCAGCCACGGTCATGGAGGTGGGGGAATTGAGCGAGGCGTTGGATAAAGCAGCGAAGGGGTCCGAAGGATTGGCCCTTAAGGAAAGGTCCAGATTGCTCCATTCCATATTGGATGATATCGCCGCCAGGAAACATTACTGTCTGAAATTGAGGAAATGACCGGCAAGGTGACCACATCCTGAATGAGATTTTGTGGTCACCTCTGGGAATCGTCCGGTCCTGGCCTGTTCCGCTCCTTCAGACTATCTTGACCCACACTGCTTCGCCTGTCTCCACGGCATCCATGACGCTGTCGGCAACATCGGAGTCCGTCCTTACCTTGATATCGCCGTGCCTGCCCACAGTTGCCGAGAACAGGAATGTCTCTCCCGCGTATACCTCCACGTCCTGGGCTGCGAGTTCCGGGACGTTCAGGATAACGTGCCTGCTGGTGTGCTCTATGATGGGGCGGTGGGGCCTGGTATCCTTTGCGACTGCCTTCTTCTCCTCCTTGCCGGAATCGAACTTGCGCACATCTATATGAATACCAAGCAGCTTCTCGATATCGTCGATGGTGCTGCCACCCTTGCCTATGATGCGGGGTACGTCCTTCTCCCTGACCTTCACAAGCGCACGGCTATCTGAGACCATCTCCACGCTCACCGGGCCGCTGGCATAGTCCTGCAGCACGGACTGCACTTCACCCTCGGCCAGCGCCCAGGCAGGCTTCCTGCCCTCCTCGCCTCCGATGGGCATCACCACGACCTGCTCGCCGTAGGTATATATCTCGAACTCGTTCTTACCGCTCTCGAAATCGGATATGAGTATGACCGGCCTTGCAAGGTCTTCCTCGGTCATGCCTGAGGGCACCTTCACAGTGAACTGCAGGGTCTGTACCTTGGCGACCTCTCCCTTGTCAATGAAAATGACCGTGTCCACGACCTGCGGGATCACACCCAGCTCCACCCTGCCGATGAGCCTCTGGATAGCATCCACGGCACGGTTTGCGTGCACCACGCCGATCATGCCCACGCCTGCCAGCCTCATGTCCGCGAAGATCTCGAAATCCCTGGTCTTGCGCACCTCATCATAGATGGTATAGTCCGGACGGACCAGCAGCAGCACATCAGCTGTGTTCTCCATGCTGCCGTCAAGGGGTGC
Proteins encoded:
- a CDS encoding type II toxin-antitoxin system HicA family toxin, with translation MKLGFVVVRQKGSHVLLQRGHDTVTVPLHDPLKKGTLNNVLKQANVSLEEFLTER
- a CDS encoding Fic family protein, with the protein product MHIEKRKQGNNTKYYLSHSYRVGKKTRKIRHYLGLNLTDQEIGERRAEAEKEIGEQIQARTDLLKFSLTRKEIEKLNEYDREIEIVHLDADDWKVFTEKFVFNTNAIEGSQVTPEEVHGLLRHDEEATSSDELEALNVAKAVEFVKNTDEKLSPELIRKLHRLCFEGSKKFAGNFRNVEVVIRNAYGEVVHRGIPKEEIVNELEELAHWYNDNAEGLKPLVLAALVHNQFEFIHPFEDGNGRVGRLLLNYVLLRHGYPPINILFTDRGRYYHCLQRYSSEDKLEDTLEFLVEQYRKGLR
- a CDS encoding type II toxin-antitoxin system HicB family antitoxin; translated protein: MEYTIVLEIAEEGGYTARCLELPAAISEGDTREEALENIKEAIELVLEVTQEQARVLGEIAKVDVASA
- a CDS encoding ParB/Srx family N-terminal domain-containing protein, with the protein product MASDSILVKIGGISTEIKMGEIEIDQIIFDEGNPRIGFHKDTQPFTNLSQNQIIFALSNKNRDAYAKLKENIEVNEGIVNPIWIEPIDHEIYRVIEGNTRLLIYRDLREKYPYKDFFKTIPCRILPAKITEEQRNFIRLEAHLRGTTPWDAYEKARYLFFLWNKEGYTYSQLANQTKLTEKEIVQSIQAFRDMEDQYLPKYGNDPSEVLKFSYFVEYEKNNKLKDQMNKIGLVTSDFCDWVGNNKISKAQDVREIYHLLESDQVREIFIKEGFEEAKEILGTIKPCLVDPLYQNIENVIEDIKNIPSYQISEMREGQQQSKKELILKLRDEVNRFVDRYLMEENT
- a CDS encoding DUF3795 domain-containing protein, yielding MEIRYPEIGICGLSCRLCPNYHMTTGSRCSGCKSEGRMAVGCPFITCALKKKGIEFCWDCVESETCEKWKKHRDAGKKNDSFKCYQKLEDDIAFIQANGVVEFEKSQMVRERLLKGMLQQFNEGRSKSYYCIAATVMEVGELSEALDKAAKGSEGLALKERSRLLHSILDDIAARKHYCLKLRK
- a CDS encoding VOC family protein, which produces MRIILTSVFVNDQNRALKFYTEKLGFVKKNDVAAGDYRWLTVVSPEDQNGTELLLEPGNNPVAQAYQKGIFEQGIPAASFGVKDVRAEYEKLKERGVKFTMEPTEVMPHVIIAVLDDSCGNLIQIQQTPQK
- a CDS encoding class I SAM-dependent methyltransferase; the encoded protein is MSSENTRVFPVEKSGKLDSRFRRWLHNPQKILRPYVKEGMSVLEVGCGPGFFTLDIARMAGKSGRVVAVDLQEGMLEIVREKIRGSGLEGNIVLHKCEVDRLGVSGSFDLVFLFYVVHEVPDRRALFRELVALLRDGGLVYVEEPPFEVSKKAFEETLRIAGSAGLVVTERPKRFPDKVAVLKKP